The Balearica regulorum gibbericeps isolate bBalReg1 chromosome 5, bBalReg1.pri, whole genome shotgun sequence genome window below encodes:
- the BDKRB1 gene encoding LOW QUALITY PROTEIN: B1 bradykinin receptor (The sequence of the model RefSeq protein was modified relative to this genomic sequence to represent the inferred CDS: inserted 2 bases in 1 codon), with the protein MSETPLLNVPSSNQSENESNSTICPDLNDWWEIVFYIVPKYIDTICVIGILGNVFVLFTYSLHKAPLKIAEIYLMNLAVADLIFLTCLPFWAENIRNEFNWPFGNFLCRATSTSISLNMYTSIYLLVAVSMDRYLTFVHTLNHRGIRSKSMAKWICLLAWFFGILLSLPIFMFRTVKHFPTWNISACALDFPSPSWETAESLVFNIVGFVLPSTAIIFLNFSTIHNLQKKAREQRSLRIKSCKEHKGMKATRLIFTVVLMFLLCWTPYHLFVFLDILLRTEVIKGCFWEELLNFGEQFGYTLATTNSCINPVIYVFVGKYFRQKALEVFSQFIPCGFPLSWVLFKEKXSYFNVFRQK; encoded by the exons atgagtgaaaCTCCTCTGCTGAATGTTCCCTCCTcaaatcaaagtgaaaatgaGAGCAACTCAACTATTTGCCCAGACTTGAATGACTGGTGGGAAATCGTGTTCTATATAGTACCCAAGTATATCGACACCATCTGCGTTATTGGAATACttggaaatgtatttgttcTCTTCACTTATTCCCTGCACAAGGCCCCCCTGAAGATAGCTGAAATCTACCTTATGAACCTAGCTGTTGCTGATCTGATCTTCCTCACGTGCCTCCCTTTCTGGGCAGAGAACATAAGGAATGAATTCAACTGGCCATTTGGCAATTTCCTTTGTCGTGCCACCAGCACATCCATCAGCCTAAACATGTACACCAGCATCTACTTGCTAGTGGCGGTCAGCATGGATCGCTATTTGACTTTTGTTCATACCTTGAACCACAGAGGGATACGGAGCAAAAGTATGGCCAAATGGATCTGCTTGCTCGCCTGGTTCTTCGGCATCCTTCTCAGCCTCCCAATCTTTATGTTTCGGACTGTGAAACACTTTCCCACATGGAATATTTCAGCATGTGCTTTAGACTTCCCCAGCCCATCATGGGAAACAGCTGAAAGCCTGGTATTCAACATAGTGGGATTTGTGTTGCCATCTACAGCAATCATCTTCCTTAATTTCTCTACCATCCACAACCTACAAAAAAAAGCACGAGAACAAAGATCACTCAGAATAAAGAGCTGCAAGGAGCACAAAGGCATGAAGGCTACCAGGTTGATCTTCACAGTGGTACTGATGTTTCTTTTGTGCTGGACTCCATACCATTTATTTGTATTCCTTGATATATTGCTCCGGACAGAAGTGATCAAAGGCTGCTTCTGGGAGGAACTGCTCAACTTTGGTGAGCAGTTTGGTTATACTTTGGCTACCACCAACAGTTGCATTAACCCTGTGATTTATGTCTTTGTTGGGAAATACTTCAGGCAAAAGGCTTTAGAAGTTTTTTCACAGTTTATTCCCTGTGGATTTCCTTTGAGCTGGGTATTGTTCAAAGAAAA TTCATATTTCAATGTGTTTCGTCAGAAGTAG